In Desulfomonile tiedjei, the DNA window AGATTCCTTCTGTCATGACCTCGCTGCTGAGGTAATTCCTTACGTCGTTCAACACGTCAATACTGACAACAATGTCTGCGCTGCGGCCGGCCTTGATTCTTTCCACTTTGTCCAGTTCCTGGTCCAACAGGTCCTTGCCAAGGAACCGCTCAACCACGGACGGAGTGCGCTGCCCCGCGACCTCTTCCAGTTTGGCGAGGCAGGAGGTAAAGGACTGGACTAGACTCTCTTGCAGCGTCTCGCCGGAGGTCAGAGCTGAGAGCATCTGCGAGTGGGGGTCCAGTCTCCCCTTCAGTTCTTTGTTACCCAGATGTTCCGCCGCAGAGTTAAGAATCTCCAAGAGTTTCTGCAACTTGTGGAGCGATTCCGGAGATTTGCCCGGGCTGACTTGGAGATCCTGGATCACCTGGCGACCGGTGTCTATGTAGGCCCACAGGAGCGCCGGGAGCTTGCCGAAGATCTCCACTTTTTCCGCCCCCTGAAAGATGTCCTCAATACCGAGATCTTGTGCCGTCATTTCCGTTTAGTCCTTTGATATTACTGAACCAGACGCGCGGATGATACCAATGTTCGTTCAAACGTGTAAAACGCGAGGAGCCCACGTGCCGCCAGGTTTGGGAAAAGGCCTTCCCTGTGAGTCATATGTTTGAAAACATATTCGTATGAGTC includes these proteins:
- a CDS encoding roadblock/LC7 domain-containing protein yields the protein MTAQDLGIEDIFQGAEKVEIFGKLPALLWAYIDTGRQVIQDLQVSPGKSPESLHKLQKLLEILNSAAEHLGNKELKGRLDPHSQMLSALTSGETLQESLVQSFTSCLAKLEEVAGQRTPSVVERFLGKDLLDQELDKVERIKAGRSADIVVSIDVLNDVRNYLSSEVMTEGISSILVIDNAGSLIVNMGNKIELDAVSLAAVAAANFAATEQIARLIGERDFVLLFYKGHSESFHFSRVGDEYIIVTIFNNALSLGLVRLKIAEVVTVLAKKLPKREG